The following are encoded together in the Anoplopoma fimbria isolate UVic2021 breed Golden Eagle Sablefish chromosome 13, Afim_UVic_2022, whole genome shotgun sequence genome:
- the aplnra gene encoding apelin receptor A, with the protein METTTGEYGDGYEYYDDNETACDFSEWEPSYSLIPVLYMLIFVLGLSGNGVVIFTVWRSKSKRRAADVYIGNLAIADLTFVITLPLWAVYTALGYHWPFGVALCKISSYVVLVNMYASVFCLTCLSFDRYLAIVHSLSSSRLRSRGTMLASLGAIWFLSGLLAIPTLLFRTTLNDQNSNRTTCGMDFSLVTVNQRHDNLWIAGLSLSSSALGFLLPFLAMTIFYCFIGCTVTRHFNNLRKEDQKKKRLLKIITTLVVVFAICWTPFHVLKSMDALSYLNLAPNSCGFLRFLLLAHPYATCLAYVNSCLNPFLYAFFDLRFRSQCLCLLNLKKAMHGQMSSMSSTLSAQTQKSEIQSLATKV; encoded by the coding sequence ATGGAGACCACCACTGGGGAATATGGTGATGGCTATGAGTATTATGATGACAATGAGACTGCCTGTGATTTCTCAGAGTGGGAGCCCTCTTACTCCCTCATCCCGGTCCTCTACATGCTCATCTTCGTCCTGGGCCTGTCAGGCAACGGCGTGGTCATCTTCACCGTCTGGAGATCCAAATCCAAACGCCGGGCTGCAGATGTCTACATAGGGAACCTGGCCATTGCTGACCTCACCTTTGTTATTACCCTGCCTCTCTGGGCCGTGTACACAGCGCTGGGCTACCACTGGCCCTTCGGCGTCGCTCTGTGCAAGATCAGCAGCTACGTTGTTCTGGTCAACATGTACGCCAGTGTGTTCTGCCTCACCTGCCTGAGCTTTGACCGCTACCTGGCCATCGTGCACTCTCTGTCCAGCAGCAGGCTGCGCTCCCGGGGCACCATGCTGGCGTCCTTAGGTGCCATCTGGTTCCTGTCCGGCCTGCTGGCTATACCCACGCTGCTCTTCCGCACCACTTTGAATGACCAAAACAGCAACCGGACCACATGTGGCATGGACTTCAGCCTGGTCACCGTGAACCAGAGGCACGATAACCTCTGGATCGCTGGgctcagcctctcctcctccgccttGGGTTTTCTCCTACCTTTCTTGGCCATGACCATCTTCTACTGCTTCATCGGCTGCACGGTCACACGCCACTTCAACAACCTGCGCAAGGAGGACCAGAAGAAGAAGCGGCTGCTGAAGATCATCACCACGCTTGTTGTGGTGTTTGCCATCTGCTGGACTCCCTTCCACGTCCTAAAGAGCATGGACGCCCTTTCTTACCTGAACCTGGCCCCGAACTCCTGTGGCTTCCTGCGCTTCCTACTTCTGGCTCACCCCTACGCCACCTGCCTGGCCTACGTCAACAGCTGCCTCAACCCGTTCTTGTACGCCTTCTTCGACCTGCGCTTTCGTTCCCAGTGTCTGTGCCTGCTCAACCTGAAGAAGGCTATGCATGGCCAGATGAGCTCCATGTCCTCCACACTCAGCGCCCAGACTCAGAAGTCAGAGATCCAGTCTCTGGCCACCAAGGTGTAG
- the hpdb gene encoding 4-hydroxyphenylpyruvate dioxygenase, with amino-acid sequence MTTYTDKGEKHEQGKFLCFDHITFWVGNAKQAASYYCNKLGFEPLAYQGLETGSRDVVSHAVKQGKIIYVFSSALNPGNKEMGDHLVKHGDGVKDVAFTVQDCDFLVQKARERGAVIVKEPCTLEDKYGKVRLAVLQTYGETTHTFVERSGYSGLFLPGFQSPLFKDPLLAKLPSGKLNFIDHVVGNQPYDEMVQVVDWYQRNLLFHRFWSVDDKQLQTEFSALRSIVVANYEETVKMPINEPAMGKRKSQIQEYVEYYGGPGVQHIAMNTSDIITAIRNLKERGMEFMCVPDTYYHRLRENLKGSKVKVSEDLDVLQELKILVDFDDNGYLLQIFTKPIQDRPTVFLEVIQRHNHQGFGAGNFKSLFEAIEAEQHARGNLTILTPNGVSKNM; translated from the exons ATG ACAACCTACACAGATAAAGGCGAAAAG CATGAGCAGGGGAAGTTCCTCTGCTTTGACCACATAACATTCTGGGTTGGAAATGCAAAACAG GCTGCATCATATTACTGCAACAAGCTGGGATTTGAGCCTCTGGCTTACCAGGGTTTGGAGACAGGCAGTCGTGACGTGGTGTCCCATGCAGTCAAACAAGGAAAG ATCATTTATGTGTTCTCATCTGCCCTCAATCCTGGAAACAAAG AGATGGGCGATCATTTAGTCAAACATGGGGATGGAGTGAAGGATGTTGCTTTTACAGTGCAGGACTGTGACTTCCTTGTGCAG AAAGCCAGAGAGCGAGGTGCAGTTATTGTGAAGGAGCCCTGCACCCTGGAGGACAAGTACGGTAAAGTCAGGCTGGCCGTGCTTCAAACG TATGGTGAAACCACACACACGTTTGTGGAGAGGTCCGGCTACAGTGGGTTGTTTCTGCCAGGCTTTCAGAGCCCTCTCTTCAAGGACCCTTTACTAGCCAAACT ACCAAGTGGAAAACTGAACTTCATTGATCATGTTGTGGGAAACCAACCGTATGATGAGATGGTCCAAGTGGTGGATTG GTATCAAAGAAACCTTCTCTTTCACCGCTTCTGGTCGGTTGATGACAAGCAGCTTCAGACAGAGTTTAGTGCCCTGCGCTCCATCGTTGTGGCAAACTACGAGGAGACTGTGAAGATGCCCATCAACGAGCCTGCCATGGGGAAGAGGAAGTCTCAAATCCAG GAATATGTAGAGTACTACGGAGGTCCAGGAGTGCAGCATATAGCCATGAACACATCAGATATCATCACCGCG ATCCGTAACCTTAAAGAGCGTGGGATGGAGTTCATGTGTGTGCCAGACACCTACTACCACCGACTCAGGGAAAACTTGAAAGGCTCAAAGGTCAAGGTCTCTGAGGACCTGGATGTTCTGCAG GAACTGAAGATCTTGGTGGACTTCGACGACAACGGCTATTTACTTCAGATCTTCACTAAGCCAATTCAGGATCGCCCCACTGTGTTCTTGGAAGTCATTCAAAGACATAACCACCAG GGCTTTGGTGCAGGAAACTTCAAGTCTCTCTTTGAGGCCATCGAAGCAGAACAGCACGCTAGGGGAAACCTGACGATCCTGACACCAAATGGAGTTTCAAAGAACATGTGA